The following are from one region of the Stigmatella ashevillena genome:
- a CDS encoding aspartyl protease family protein has translation MRRWARRLPWALLALAVGCAHAPVLAPEMAERLAATPGGYLSGEGKGLEQGPLLNNKDFVWSIAFSPDSTRVAYTHLGAKAYQLALWTLGRPPTLVSDNAINRYEQDLEAVAFSGDGAWLATAGRDGQVRLFEGATGAPRGQLLLEEPLTAVAFHPDGRSLVVGSAQGLLTVLSVPQLAYVYEVRAHGDAVSALAFAPDGTLYTGGWDKRVRVWSPREESVRPDQARARFERRGGFAVVRGAVNGKAQAVFALDGRTPAILLDTRTAAEAGIDVAFLKETLTVPTALGNTVAPLARGQSLRFKTLQVEGVDIAVCDACVPTGTQGVLGAPFTARFEISFDEAHGEAILAAKEGASGDGGQTRGVVLVPGADFVFEGHVNDVTVDVRGQRLGVAFSEQKAERTRTVYEREKKGIEEPQATFNAGALVDAASGRILQKWSGPRGVVSTASISPDGRSLAVGGWDKRLRVFTEGQAQPWGERAFGWSVRRVRFSPDGRWVGVAAWTPQNPVGDQESDPAAALFEVHYVSPTVERR, from the coding sequence ATGAGGCGCTGGGCGCGGCGGCTCCCGTGGGCCCTGTTGGCGCTCGCGGTGGGGTGTGCCCACGCGCCCGTGCTGGCGCCAGAGATGGCCGAGCGGCTGGCGGCCACCCCCGGAGGCTATCTCTCCGGCGAGGGGAAGGGGCTGGAGCAGGGTCCCCTGCTCAACAACAAGGACTTCGTCTGGTCCATCGCCTTCTCGCCGGACAGCACGCGCGTGGCATACACGCACCTGGGGGCCAAGGCCTATCAGCTCGCGCTGTGGACGCTGGGTCGTCCTCCCACGCTTGTCTCCGACAACGCCATCAACCGCTACGAGCAGGACCTGGAGGCCGTTGCCTTCTCGGGGGATGGCGCGTGGCTGGCCACCGCTGGGAGGGATGGCCAGGTGCGCCTCTTCGAGGGCGCCACGGGCGCGCCCCGGGGCCAACTGTTGCTGGAGGAGCCGCTCACGGCGGTGGCCTTCCACCCGGACGGCCGGTCTCTCGTGGTGGGCAGTGCCCAGGGGCTGCTCACCGTCCTGTCGGTGCCGCAGCTCGCCTATGTCTATGAGGTCCGCGCGCACGGGGACGCGGTGAGCGCGCTGGCCTTCGCGCCGGATGGAACGCTGTACACGGGCGGCTGGGACAAGCGCGTGCGCGTGTGGAGTCCCCGCGAGGAGAGCGTGCGGCCGGACCAGGCGCGGGCGCGCTTCGAGCGGCGGGGCGGCTTCGCGGTGGTGCGGGGTGCCGTCAACGGCAAGGCGCAAGCCGTCTTCGCGCTGGATGGGCGCACGCCGGCCATCCTCCTCGACACTCGGACGGCGGCCGAGGCGGGCATTGACGTGGCCTTCCTGAAGGAGACGCTCACGGTGCCCACGGCGCTGGGCAACACCGTGGCGCCGCTGGCGCGCGGCCAGTCCCTGCGCTTCAAGACGCTGCAAGTGGAGGGCGTGGACATCGCGGTGTGTGATGCGTGCGTGCCCACGGGCACCCAGGGGGTGTTGGGCGCGCCCTTCACCGCGCGCTTCGAGATCTCCTTCGATGAGGCCCATGGCGAGGCCATCCTCGCGGCGAAGGAGGGGGCGTCGGGAGACGGCGGACAGACGCGGGGCGTGGTGCTGGTGCCCGGGGCGGACTTCGTCTTCGAGGGGCACGTCAATGACGTCACCGTGGACGTCCGGGGGCAACGGCTGGGCGTGGCCTTCTCGGAGCAGAAGGCGGAGCGCACGCGCACGGTGTACGAGCGGGAGAAGAAAGGCATCGAGGAGCCTCAGGCGACCTTCAACGCGGGGGCGCTGGTGGACGCCGCCTCGGGCCGCATCCTCCAAAAATGGTCCGGCCCCCGCGGGGTGGTGTCCACCGCCAGCATTTCGCCGGATGGGCGCTCGCTGGCCGTGGGGGGCTGGGACAAGCGCCTGCGCGTCTTCACTGAGGGGCAGGCCCAGCCCTGGGGCGAGCGCGCCTTCGGGTGGTCCGTGCGCCGGGTGCGCTTCAGCCCGGATGGGCGTTGGGTGGGGGTGGCCGCATGGACCCCGCAGAACCCTGTCGGAGACCAGGAGAGCGACCCGGCGGCCGCGCTCTTCGAGGTGCACTACGTCTCGCCCACGGTGGAGCGGCGCTGA
- a CDS encoding NAD-binding oxidoreductase, which translates to MKDWFPATLVARSLAADGLTDLTLDVSLTSVAHAHQRPGQYTWVRLPGYEEGVFAIASPPGIPGRWDLLLKEGSPLPEALVRLPLGARMEVTRPAGRGFPLDQAKGRDLLLFATGSGISAIRSVIESLRRDRDAYGRVTLYFGVRTPSAFAYARDFHSWEQARIRVVATVSQPGASGWQGLTGYVQGHLAEESLAPGTVAFLCGQKDMLQKVIETLKARGLAAEDIHQNV; encoded by the coding sequence ATGAAGGATTGGTTTCCCGCTACCCTTGTTGCCCGCTCGCTCGCCGCGGACGGCCTCACCGACCTGACGCTCGATGTGTCCCTGACGTCCGTGGCCCATGCCCACCAGCGGCCTGGCCAGTACACCTGGGTCCGCCTGCCCGGCTACGAGGAGGGGGTGTTCGCCATCGCCTCGCCTCCGGGCATCCCGGGACGGTGGGACTTGCTCTTGAAGGAGGGCAGCCCCCTGCCCGAGGCCCTCGTGCGGCTGCCGCTCGGGGCCCGGATGGAAGTGACGCGCCCGGCAGGCCGCGGCTTCCCGCTCGACCAGGCCAAAGGCAGGGACTTGCTCCTGTTCGCCACCGGCTCCGGCATCTCCGCCATCCGCTCCGTCATCGAGAGCCTGCGCCGGGACCGGGACGCCTACGGCCGGGTGACGCTCTACTTCGGGGTGCGCACCCCGAGCGCCTTCGCCTATGCCCGGGACTTCCACTCCTGGGAGCAGGCCCGCATCCGCGTGGTGGCCACCGTGAGCCAGCCGGGCGCCAGCGGATGGCAGGGGCTCACCGGCTACGTCCAGGGCCACCTCGCCGAGGAATCGCTCGCCCCCGGCACCGTGGCCTTCCTCTGCGGCCAGAAGGACATGCTGCAGAAGGTCATCGAGACGCTCAAAGCCCGCGGTCTGGCCGCGGAGGACATCCACCAGAACGTCTAG
- a CDS encoding penicillin-binding protein activator, producing MDVLSLARRVLALTLALFLTACPKTSSSARRGDGDPSGDGTSSGRPRAQARKDPSADAALAQAIEAAAREPDRKRAAESFLVVRKAYPETTASQEALYRAGVLFYEAEDFANARKSFNELLFENPIYPEAQDVKLKLARSALEVGAYRDAYQTLSSLAERAEGAERLKLLEEASRAAQGAGLYASALTLEVELAEQAKTPEEQAAASKRLEQVVEGRADFVDIARVAEGLSPRHPAWPILTFKLARIYYHLRDWTRLEETLNRFLQETPSHPFAAQAKELLARSTRRVEVRARTVGVLLPMTGRFKPIGEAVLRGVQLALNGSDIELIVKDTQGEVNLAGQGVEQLAFDEGAIAVLGPLVPDEARRAALVSEELQIPLLTMARQEGITGIGPYIFRNMLTNSAQAEAIADYALNVRGIKRFALLYPNLSYGVELANTFWDEVLKRGGVVRGAESYSHDQTTFTTEAKKLVGRYYLEDRLDYIEGVREVNAQDQDAFRRRKAIEKVKSGLDPVVDFDGIFIPDDWKRVSLVGPALAVEDIITNACDPRDLERIRKTTGKRDLKTVTLFGTNLWNSPKGQSGLPELVERGGKFVTCSVFVDGFFIDSQRPATRKFVQAFRSAYKAETGKDPGLLEAIGYDSALMLRQIIEKGRPATRGAMRDALATLKDFEGATGRTSFNDQREAIKPLFLLSVDSKGVKEIPPEATGGAGGSGS from the coding sequence ATGGACGTCCTTTCCCTTGCGCGCCGCGTCCTGGCGCTGACGCTGGCGTTGTTTCTCACCGCCTGCCCGAAGACATCCTCCTCCGCGAGGCGGGGCGACGGCGACCCTTCCGGCGATGGGACTTCCTCGGGGCGGCCCCGTGCCCAGGCAAGGAAGGACCCGTCCGCGGATGCCGCGCTCGCCCAGGCCATCGAGGCTGCGGCGCGGGAGCCGGACCGGAAGCGGGCGGCCGAGTCCTTCCTCGTGGTGCGCAAGGCGTACCCGGAGACCACCGCGAGCCAGGAGGCCCTCTACCGCGCGGGTGTCCTCTTCTACGAGGCCGAGGACTTCGCCAACGCGCGGAAGTCCTTCAACGAGCTGCTCTTCGAGAACCCCATCTACCCCGAGGCACAGGACGTCAAGCTCAAGCTGGCTCGCTCCGCGCTGGAAGTGGGGGCCTACCGGGATGCGTACCAGACGCTCTCCAGCCTCGCCGAGCGCGCGGAGGGCGCCGAGCGCCTGAAGCTGCTCGAGGAAGCCAGCCGCGCCGCGCAAGGCGCGGGCCTCTACGCCTCGGCGCTGACCCTCGAGGTGGAGCTGGCCGAGCAGGCCAAGACGCCCGAGGAGCAGGCCGCTGCCTCGAAGCGCCTGGAGCAGGTGGTGGAGGGCCGCGCGGACTTCGTGGACATCGCGCGCGTCGCCGAGGGGCTGTCGCCGCGCCACCCCGCCTGGCCCATCCTCACCTTCAAGCTGGCGCGCATCTACTACCACCTCCGAGACTGGACGCGGCTGGAGGAGACGCTCAACCGCTTCCTCCAGGAGACCCCCAGCCACCCCTTCGCCGCCCAGGCCAAGGAGCTGCTCGCGCGCTCCACCCGCCGCGTGGAGGTGCGGGCGCGGACCGTCGGCGTGCTGTTGCCCATGACGGGCCGCTTCAAGCCCATTGGCGAGGCGGTGCTGCGCGGCGTGCAGTTGGCGCTGAATGGCAGTGACATCGAGCTCATCGTCAAGGACACGCAAGGGGAGGTGAACCTCGCGGGCCAGGGAGTGGAGCAGCTCGCCTTCGACGAAGGGGCCATCGCGGTGCTGGGCCCCCTGGTGCCAGACGAGGCCCGCCGCGCGGCGCTGGTGTCCGAGGAGCTGCAGATTCCGCTGCTGACGATGGCACGCCAGGAGGGCATCACCGGCATCGGGCCCTACATCTTCCGCAACATGCTCACCAACTCCGCGCAGGCGGAGGCCATCGCCGACTACGCGCTGAACGTGCGGGGCATCAAGCGCTTCGCGCTGCTCTATCCGAACCTCTCGTATGGCGTGGAGCTGGCCAACACCTTCTGGGACGAGGTGCTCAAGCGGGGCGGGGTGGTGCGGGGCGCGGAGAGCTACTCGCACGACCAGACGACGTTCACCACCGAGGCCAAGAAGCTCGTGGGCCGGTACTACCTGGAGGACCGGCTCGACTACATCGAGGGCGTGCGCGAGGTGAATGCCCAGGACCAGGACGCGTTCCGGCGGCGCAAGGCCATCGAGAAGGTGAAGAGTGGCTTGGATCCGGTGGTGGACTTCGACGGCATCTTCATCCCGGATGACTGGAAGCGCGTGAGCCTCGTGGGGCCGGCCCTGGCGGTGGAGGACATCATCACCAACGCGTGTGATCCGCGCGACCTGGAGCGCATCCGCAAGACGACGGGCAAGAGGGACTTGAAGACGGTGACGCTCTTTGGCACCAACCTCTGGAACAGCCCCAAGGGACAGAGCGGGCTGCCGGAGCTCGTCGAGCGCGGCGGCAAGTTCGTCACCTGCTCGGTGTTCGTGGACGGCTTCTTCATCGACTCGCAGCGCCCGGCCACGCGCAAGTTCGTCCAGGCCTTCCGGAGTGCCTACAAGGCGGAGACGGGGAAGGATCCGGGCCTGCTGGAGGCCATCGGCTATGACTCGGCGCTGATGCTGCGCCAGATCATCGAGAAGGGCCGTCCGGCCACGCGCGGCGCGATGCGCGATGCGCTCGCCACCCTCAAGGACTTCGAGGGCGCCACGGGCCGTACCTCCTTCAATGACCAGCGGGAGGCCATCAAACCGCTCTTCCTGCTGTCCGTGGACAGCAAGGGGGTGAAGGAGATTCCCCCGGAGGCCACTGGAGGCGCGGGGGGCTCGGGTTCATGA
- a CDS encoding transglycosylase domain-containing protein, producing the protein MKSVLWILLFLLGLSGVLLPVAYLYNASKLPQLDSEFDVEKLLKHSIEGERMSLVVGLMVKPDRPITFTRPDFARLPKDLVALYITQMGCPTYFQTPREDGVAWAWRLLLGVTVNVRPGGDGRCERLLAARISLKLGVNESLPLTVAINKVHASLQKDQLIAYDLAIISFERGVVGVEDVAYKLFGKELDKLQLAELAELQLALPPHNYYGALKTCQNAAIIKQNRDYMLTQLIELDLLTEERGRNAMAQPVTCMLRR; encoded by the coding sequence GTGAAGAGCGTTCTGTGGATTCTTCTATTTCTTCTGGGGCTGTCCGGCGTCCTGCTGCCCGTGGCCTATCTCTACAACGCGAGCAAGCTGCCACAGTTGGACAGCGAATTCGATGTCGAGAAGCTGCTCAAGCACAGCATCGAAGGCGAGCGGATGAGCCTGGTGGTCGGCCTGATGGTGAAGCCAGACCGGCCCATCACCTTCACGCGTCCGGACTTCGCCCGGCTGCCCAAGGACCTGGTGGCGCTCTACATCACCCAGATGGGGTGCCCCACCTACTTCCAGACGCCGCGCGAAGACGGGGTGGCCTGGGCCTGGCGGCTGCTCTTGGGGGTGACGGTGAACGTCCGGCCCGGAGGCGATGGCCGGTGTGAGCGGCTGCTGGCCGCGCGCATCTCGCTGAAGCTGGGGGTGAATGAGTCGCTGCCGCTGACGGTGGCCATCAACAAGGTCCATGCCTCGCTGCAGAAGGACCAGCTCATCGCGTATGACCTGGCCATCATCAGTTTCGAGCGGGGCGTGGTGGGCGTGGAGGACGTGGCGTACAAGCTCTTCGGCAAGGAGCTGGACAAGCTGCAACTGGCCGAGCTGGCGGAGCTGCAACTGGCGCTGCCGCCGCACAACTATTACGGCGCCCTCAAGACCTGCCAGAACGCCGCCATCATCAAGCAGAACCGCGACTACATGCTGACGCAGCTCATCGAGCTGGACCTGCTCACCGAGGAGCGCGGGCGCAACGCCATGGCCCAACCGGTGACGTGCATGCTGCGCAGGTGA
- a CDS encoding protein kinase domain-containing protein, with protein sequence MASARTCETCGLEVPPGMGTCPRDGTAIAASYAAHDDEVTQIGTPSNVWGEEPPARGKGSPFAWGEEPPPRSQSPSYSQEVPLTPSPWGEEPPTRDALIGMKLGEYELRQRIGVGGMGFVYDGIQPLIGKRVAVKVLRPELAQAPEQVARLLAEARAVNAIRHRGIIDIFGFGQVPDGRQYIVMEFLDGQPLDAHLAEKGRLAPTEALSILDEVLAALGAAHGAGVVHRDLKPSNIFLVREPGNSRYVKLLDFGLAKQGQGPTARTAQTRTDMVVGTPEYMAPEQARGQAVGPMTDLYAMGVVTFEMVTGRLPFTGSSPVDLLMKHVDARPPRPSEFVPELPPALDAFILQMLTKDPEARPGSADALRQQLHRLRRTLLRPTRVQASPNNAVAPARALGAMAPPEVPLLPPVPLQAPPPPPLAAPLTKQEAPTTPNEAVKGSDAHVRAHKATTPTVPNPAVLTAEEARAAGLRPPIRRMTLIGIGVGILALLAAGGLLLLRGDDPPPPEDRPSPPSSAPASQTPPAPQPPAPSPQQPPEPVLPIPELEPDDGKAIAKPEPAKPPPPKDRPRVRSALELQLQDDINREKRDMQGRIQGAKDPAATQALKAQLGVLNQLQAELQDSTRQEEVRKVANKFDFWLKSYRK encoded by the coding sequence ATGGCTTCCGCGCGAACCTGTGAAACCTGTGGTCTTGAAGTCCCGCCCGGAATGGGCACGTGCCCTCGGGACGGCACCGCTATCGCTGCGTCCTACGCCGCGCACGACGATGAGGTGACGCAGATCGGTACCCCCAGCAACGTGTGGGGAGAAGAGCCTCCCGCGAGGGGCAAGGGCTCACCGTTCGCCTGGGGCGAGGAACCCCCTCCTCGCAGCCAGAGCCCGTCCTACTCCCAGGAAGTCCCCCTCACGCCCTCTCCCTGGGGCGAGGAGCCTCCGACGCGCGACGCGCTCATCGGCATGAAGCTGGGCGAGTACGAGCTGCGCCAGCGCATCGGCGTGGGTGGCATGGGCTTCGTCTATGACGGCATCCAGCCGCTCATCGGCAAGCGCGTCGCCGTGAAGGTGCTGCGGCCCGAACTGGCACAGGCCCCCGAGCAGGTGGCCCGCTTGCTCGCGGAGGCACGCGCCGTCAACGCCATCCGCCACCGGGGCATCATCGACATCTTCGGCTTCGGGCAGGTCCCCGACGGCCGGCAGTACATCGTCATGGAGTTCCTCGATGGGCAGCCGCTCGATGCCCATCTGGCCGAGAAAGGCCGGCTGGCGCCCACCGAGGCGCTCTCCATCCTTGATGAGGTGCTCGCCGCGCTGGGGGCCGCCCACGGCGCCGGCGTCGTCCACCGCGACCTCAAGCCGAGCAACATCTTCCTCGTGCGCGAGCCGGGCAACTCCCGCTACGTGAAGCTGCTGGACTTCGGTCTGGCCAAGCAGGGCCAGGGCCCCACCGCCCGCACCGCGCAGACGCGCACGGACATGGTGGTGGGCACGCCCGAGTACATGGCCCCGGAGCAGGCCCGAGGACAGGCCGTCGGGCCGATGACGGACCTGTACGCCATGGGCGTCGTCACCTTCGAGATGGTCACCGGCCGACTGCCCTTCACGGGCAGCTCTCCGGTGGACCTCTTGATGAAGCACGTGGATGCCCGGCCGCCGCGCCCCTCGGAGTTCGTTCCGGAGCTGCCCCCCGCGCTGGATGCCTTCATCCTTCAGATGCTGACGAAGGACCCGGAAGCTCGGCCTGGCTCCGCGGACGCCCTGCGCCAACAACTCCACCGGCTGCGCCGCACCCTGCTGCGGCCGACGCGTGTTCAGGCCTCCCCGAACAACGCCGTCGCCCCGGCCCGGGCCCTGGGCGCGATGGCCCCGCCCGAAGTCCCCCTGCTTCCCCCCGTGCCCCTTCAGGCACCCCCGCCTCCGCCGCTCGCCGCCCCCCTCACGAAGCAGGAGGCCCCCACCACCCCCAACGAGGCCGTGAAGGGGTCCGACGCGCACGTGCGCGCACACAAGGCCACCACGCCCACGGTGCCCAATCCCGCGGTGCTCACGGCCGAAGAGGCCCGGGCCGCGGGGCTGCGCCCGCCCATCCGGCGGATGACCCTCATCGGCATCGGGGTTGGCATCCTGGCCCTGCTGGCGGCGGGCGGATTGCTGTTGCTCCGGGGCGACGACCCACCCCCGCCCGAGGACCGTCCGTCCCCTCCCAGCTCGGCGCCCGCCTCCCAGACGCCCCCAGCCCCCCAGCCTCCTGCGCCTTCTCCTCAGCAACCCCCGGAGCCCGTGCTGCCCATCCCGGAGCTGGAGCCTGATGACGGGAAGGCCATCGCCAAGCCAGAGCCGGCCAAGCCCCCTCCGCCCAAGGACCGGCCCAGGGTGCGCAGTGCCCTCGAGCTCCAGCTTCAGGACGACATCAACCGGGAGAAGCGGGACATGCAGGGGCGCATTCAGGGGGCCAAGGATCCCGCCGCTACCCAGGCGCTCAAGGCCCAACTGGGCGTCCTGAATCAGCTCCAGGCCGAGTTGCAGGACTCCACGCGCCAAGAGGAGGTCCGGAAGGTCGCCAACAAGTTCGACTTCTGGCTCAAGAGCTACCGGAAGTAG